From a region of the Triticum aestivum cultivar Chinese Spring chromosome 7D, IWGSC CS RefSeq v2.1, whole genome shotgun sequence genome:
- the LOC123167181 gene encoding uncharacterized protein: MLGETQLPVPVQIGRKRRWNKDAAAAAASDEEASDVSPKEEQAPMDIAASPTRDKEEEEEEMGVPACEMGEHPPTEIGSSSIASDVEEEEVTEEPEIPMWDSDDDGGVMRMTKAELQELHIACVKGFTELDPRKNLWVHTRFCSFNIGGFDLDRESKFGLGPPLYDNLTPKLERCMVSFAVNVISVKVTESDRGYPISVYGTVVARDTIDYRCVYLFRRAREDPQIINSKDDMLKLIGPRRGLVQLDNIYFELNLRVKGDAGDEDFSKGVVVLHVGPYDPEPITRVLSSWLSRVELVLATVESPVAASLEVKVLKGAAPFSGKICAGTSENPRTQMIVYDSRDTKSGSSVVLTRNLVAVPDPDDDEDEIGAYVRFLDDGDDVDDEDAGTLVKLAYPAEEQVCCHSAWELQVKVSWTAILCKPMAKHVLTRGTSMPKDYTCPRYAPRF, translated from the exons ATGCTGGGCGAGACCCAGCTGCCCGTGCCGGTGCAGATCGGTCGGAAGCGGCGCTGGAacaaggacgccgccgccgccgccgccagcgacgAAGAAG CCAGCGATGTTAGCCCCAAGGAGGAGCAAGCCCCTATGGACATCGCAGCTAGCCCAACCcgcgacaaggaggaggaggaggaggagatgggtgTTCCGGCCTGCGAGATGGGTGAGCACCCCCCTACGGAGATCGGCAGTTCTTCGATCGCCTCAGATGTGGAGGAGGAGGAAGTGACCGAGGAGCCTGAGATTCCAATGTGGGACAGCGATGACGATGGTGGAGTTATGCGCATGACCAAGGCCGAGCTCCAGGAGCTTCACATTGCCTGCGTCAAAGGCTTCACCGAGTTGGATCCCAGGAAGAATCTTTGGGTCCACACCCGCTTCTGCAGCTTCAATATAGGGGGCTTCGACCTCGATAGAGAGT CTAAGTTTGGCCTTGGGCCGCCGCTTTATGACAATCTAACTCCCAAGTTGGAGAGGTGCATGGTGTCGTTTGCTGTCAATGTCATTTCCGTCAAAGTAACCGAATCCGACCGGGGTTATCCAATCAGCGTATATGGCACTGTTGTTGCAAGGGATACGATTGACTACAGATGTGTCTATCTCTTCAGACGTGCAAGGGAAGATCCCCAGATCATCAACTCCAAG GATGATATGCTAAAATTGATAGGTCCACGGCGAGGATTAGTTCAGTTAGATAATATTTATTTTGAGTTAAATCTGAGGGTGAAGGGTGATGCTGGCGACGAAGATTTTAGCAAAGGTGTGGTAGTGCTCCATGTTGGTCCCTATGATCCTGAACCAATCACAAGGGTGCTGAGCAGTTGGCTAAGCAGAGTGGAGTTGGTGCTTGCAACTGTTGAAAGTCCAGTGGCAGCTAGCCTTGAAGTCAAAGTTTTGAAAGGAGCAGCACCTTTCAGTGGCAAAATATGTGCTGGGACTAGTGAAAACCCGAGGACTCAGATGATTGTGTATGATAGCAGAGATACGAAGAGCGGCTCCTCTGTTGTGTTAACTCGCAACCTCGTAGCTGTCCCTGACCCGGATGACGACGAAGATGAAATTGGTGCCTATGTTCGCTTCCTTGATGATGGCGATGACGTCGATGATGAGGATGCAGGCACCTTGGTCAAGCTAGCATACCCTGCTGAAGAGCAAGTCTGCTGTCACAGCGCCTGGGAGCTGCAAGTGAAGGTTTCCTGGACTGCCATCCTGTGCAAACCAATGGCAAAACATGTCTTAACAAGAGGGACCAGTATGCCCAAGGATTATACCTGCCCTAGGTATGCGCCTCGGTTCTGA